The Papaver somniferum cultivar HN1 chromosome 3, ASM357369v1, whole genome shotgun sequence genome includes a region encoding these proteins:
- the LOC113356507 gene encoding chromatin assembly factor 1 subunit FAS2-like isoform X1, giving the protein MRGGTVQINWHDTKPVLTLDFHPKSGLLATGGADFDIKLWQINPSEGENKGPTASYQSSLTYHGSAVNVLRFSPSGGLLASGADGGELIIWKLHPTDVGQTWKVLKSLSFHRKDVLDMEWSTDDAHLITGSVDNSCIIWDVCKGSVHQILDGHLHYVQGVSWDPLGHYVASLSSDRTCRIYGNKPLTTSKGLKTSNYAAQHVITKAEQQLPADSKILSTKTHLFHDETLPSFFRRLAWSPDGSFLVVPAGSYKFSSTSDSVNTAYIFSRKDLSRPALQLPASGKPVIAVRFCPIVFSLRAHKSAGEFFKLPYRYVFAVATLNSLYIYDTESVPPIAIFAGLHYAAITDISWSPDAKYLALSSQDGYCTLVEFDRDDLGSPFTISEAEKAKDEIKNPVDQVPTEVINTTNTVAEAESKAGRNKKETEASEGKASPNPVSAPVSNKPAKRRITPMAIDP; this is encoded by the exons ATGAGGGGTGGAACTGTTCAAATCAATTGGCATGATACCAAACCCGTTCTAACCCTAGATTTTCATCCTAAATCTGGACTCCTCGCCACTGGTGGTGCCGATTTCGATATCAAG CTGTGGCAAATAAATCCATCGGAAGGGGAAAATAAAGGTCCAACTGCTTCTTATCAAAGTAGCCTTACTTACCATGGCTCTGCTGTCAACGTGTTACGCTTTTCTCCATCTG GAGGATTGCTCGCTTCTGGTGCGGATG GAGGTGAGCTTATCATATGGAAGCTACACCCAACTGATGTTGGCCAAACTTGGAAAGTGCTAAAATCTTTATC GTTTCACCGCAAGGATGTCTTGGACATGGAGTGGTCTACTGATGATGCACATCTTATTACTGGATCTGTTGACAACTCCTGTATCATATGGGATGTCTGTAAAG GTTCTGTTCATCAGATTTTGGATGGTCATTTGCATTATgttcaaggagtttcatgggatccCTTGGGTCACTATGTTGCTTCCCTCAGTTCGGATAGAACTTGTCGTATCTATGGAAATAAGCCTCTAACTACATCAAAAGGTCTCAAGACATCAAATTATGCAGCTCAGCATGTTATTACAAAGGCCGAACAACAACTTCCAGCTGATTCTAAG attttgTCAACTAAAACCCATCTCTTTCATGACGAGACATTGCCATCCTTCTTTCGGAGATTAGCTTGGTCTCCTGATGGATCTTTTTTGGTGGTGCCTGCAG GGTCTTACAAATTCTCTTCTACATCTGACTCAGTAAATACTGCATATATATTTTCAAGAAAAGATCTTTCGAG GCCTGCTTTACAGCTCCCTGCATCGGGAAAACCCGTTATTGCAGTACGCTTTTGCCCCATTGTTTTTAGCCTAAGGGCACACAAATCAG CAGGCGAATTTTTTAAGCTCCCGTATCGATATGTTTTTGCCGTGGCCACGTTGAACTCTTTATACATCTATGACACAGAGAGTGTTCCTCCTATTGCAATTTTTGCTGGCCTTCATTATGCAGCCATAACAGACATTTCATG GTCACCTGATGCCAAATATCTAGCATTGTCCTCTCAAGATGGTTATTGCACTCTTGTAGAATTTGATCGGGATGATCTTGGTTCACCTTTCACCATTTCAG AAGCTGAGAAGGCCAAGGACGAAATCAAGAATCCAGTTGATCAGGTCCCCACTGAAGTGATTAATACAACTAATACTGTTGCTGAAGCAGAGTCCAAAGCTGGCAGAAATAAAAAAGAGACAGAAGCAAGTGAAGGGAAAGCATCGCCCAACCCTGTTAGTGCTCCAGTTTCAAATAAACCTGCCAAGAGGCGGATAACTCCCATGGCTATTGATCCATGA
- the LOC113359614 gene encoding uncharacterized protein LOC113359614, producing MRQLLRDKFLPRDYMQQLFIKLQNCRQGARLVEEYVGEFYDLVARNQLNETEEQLVARFVVGLNNLIQQGLTQSVFTMVETIQQAIRVERRVLSTSRQATPRQARYQHFSKTARPYNYSYGYQGEKGSTVVFDPSSQGSTVFVDPHDRSANQPYQQQQPTSVPSEPSPKIHISSAKPPQPPPQRNFVRNTKGNQFQQDFPPLSKPSNPYSKFRGDKCNKCNQTGHTYSDCRKFHAYINETSDETQEEEALGDDELFYLQEHETYDADFLGMIRSILITEPCPTQRHNIFRSHCFIEEKLCTMIIDSGSTENYVSAKLVEKLGLPVTLHPKPYSVGWINNSSTQQINHQCLVKFSFPGYSDYVLCDVINMTAASLLLGRPWQYDIRAVHNCYENTYTFVHEGFTKVLWPLQSSNSVKEPSDKKTNALVATIVHSLQPNHSLSSHEADKPMVEIPDKVQPLLSSFNDLFPTELSNVLPPLRDLQHQIDFIPGTSISNQPHYRLSPKEHEILQGRVDDFLQKGLVRLSKSLCASPAFLVDKKDGGHHMCIYCRALNRVTIPYRFPIPRIDDMIDMLSGAKVFTKLDLRSGYHQIRIREGDEWKTAFKTKEGLYEWLVMPFGLSNAPSTFMRLMNQVLQPFLGKFVIDNVLYVNLKKCTFFTNKVTFLGYVVSDTGISVDDYKVKEIMDWPTPTYIREVRSFHGLASFYRRFMRNFSTIAAGLTDCLKCDTFEWIEEADKSFNLLKEKLCNAPVLAMPNFDKPFEIHCDASIVGIGAVLSQEGHPVAYYSEKNSDTRNKWSTYELELIALVQDLKNWHPYLIHSEFVVNTDNQALKFLKTSAKVNRMHDRWLSTINQYTFSIKHQSGKLNQVADALSRRAHLLVTLKHESLAFDFLKDLYSEDKEFKQLWDKCGSSTGSVDDFLIQEGFLFKGNRLYGQTEVVNRSLGNLIRAKVIGGKEKQWDNLLPHMEFAYNTSVNRSTDLVVLPKLRKSNAKADNFVEKSSLIHQEVQSKLADSNNKYKDDANQHRRLKTFGEGELVMIHHRKERFPAGQNEDDSVEFWVRSCAIDGAICWGILLVELRDKSGSRWKNGKKGPEIMMLELEVVAVVGELWMLQNQDVASGDSNTAEMVKELVVY from the exons ATGAGACAATTATTAAGAGATAAATTCTTACCTAGAGAttatatgcaacaactttttattAAGCTTCAGAACTGTCGACAAGGGGCCAGATTAGTTGAAGAATACGTTGGTGAGTTCTATGATTTAGTTGCTCGTAACcaattgaatgaaactgaagaGCAATTAGTTGCACGTTTTGTAGTTGGTTTGAATAATTTAATTCAACAGGGACTGACGCAGTCCGTGTTTACAATGGTTGAAACCATCCAACAAGCTATTAGAGTTGAAAGGCGTGTACTCAGTACCTCTAGACAAGCAACTCCACGTCAAGCTCGTTATCAACACTTTTCTAAAACTGCCAGACCATATAATTATTCTTATGGTTACCAAGGTGAAAAGGGATCAACAGTCGTTTTTGATCCATCCTCACAGGGATCAACTGTCTTTGTTGATCCACATGACAGAAGTGCAAACCAACCatatcagcaacaacaacctACTTCTGTTCCTTCAGAACCTTCTCCTAAAATACATATCTCATCTGCTAAGCCACCTCAGCCTCCTCCACAACGAAATTTTGTTCGCAATACTAAAGGTAATCAGTTTCAACAAGATTTTCCACCATTATCTAAACCCTCTAACCCTTATTCAAAATTTCGAGGAGATAAATGTAACAAGTGCAACCAAACTGGCCATACTTATAGTGATTGTCGCAAATTCCATGCTTACATTAATGAAACTTCAGACgaaacacaagaagaagaagcattagGAGATGATGAATTATTTTATCTTCAAGAACATGAGACTTATGATGCAGATTTCCTTGGGATGATTCGATCAATTTTAATCACTGAACCATGTCCTACTCAGAGACATAATATTTTCAGATCTCATTGTTTCATTGAAGAGAAGCTTTGCACCATGATCATTGACAGTGGAAGTACAGAaaactatgtttctgcaaagCTAGTTGAGAAACTTGGTTTACCTGTTACTCTTCATCCAAAACCGTATTCAGTTGGATGGATAAACAACTCTTCCACTCAgcaaattaatcatcaatgttTGGTGAAGTTTTCTTTCCCTGGGTATTCagattatgttttgtgtgatgttATTAACATGACTGCAGCAAGTTTAttattgggaagaccatggcaATATGATATTCGTGCTGTTCATAACTGCTATGAGAATACTTATACCTTTGTTCATGAAGGGTTTACTAAAGTTCTATGGCCTTTACAATCTTCTAATTCAGTCAAGGAACCATCAGATAAGAAGACAAATGCACTTGTTGCTACCATTGTTCATTCTTTACAACCAAATCATTCTTTGAGTTCTCATGAAGCTGATAAACCAATGGTGGAAATTCCAGacaaggtacaacctttattatctTCTTTCAATGATTTATTTCCTACTGAATTATCCAATGTTTTGCCTCCATTAAGAGATCTACAACATCAAATTGACTTTATACCTGGAACTTCTATTTCTAATCAACCTCATTATAGGTTAAGTCCTAAAGAACATGAGATTTTACAAGGTCGGGTTGATGATTTTTTACAAAAAGGTTTGGTAAGACTTAGCAAAAGTCTTTGTGCTAGTCCAGCCTTTTTAGTAGACAAAAAGGATGGTGGACATCATATGTGTATATACTGTAGAGCATTAAACAGAGTTACTATACCATATAGGTTTCCCATACCaagaattgatgacatgatagatATGCTTTCGGGTGCTAAAGTGTTTACAAAGCTTGATTTACGTAGTGGATATCATCAAATACGTATTCGAGAAGGTGATGAATGGAAAACAGCTTTCAAAACAAAAGAAGGTTTGTATGAGTGGTTAGTCATGCCTTTTGGATTATCTAATGctcctagtacttttatgcgccTCATGAATCAAGTTCTGCAACCTTTTCTTGGAAAGTTTGTCATt GACAATGTTTTGTATGTGAATCTAAAGAAGTGCACTTTCTTTACAAACAAGGTCACTTTCTTGGGATATGTTGTGTCGGATACTGGTATTTCTGTGGATGATTATAAAGTTAAGGAAATTATGGATTGGCCTACTCCAACATATATACGTGAAGTAAGAAGTTTTCATGGGTTAGCTTCTTTCTATAGAAGATTTATGAGAAACTTTAGTACCATTGCAGCTGGTTTGACAGATTGTTTGAAGTGTGATACTTTTGAGTGGATTGAAGAAGCAGATAAGAGctttaatcttcttaaggaaaaaTTGTGCAATGCACCTGTTCTTGCCATGCCAAATTTTGATAAACCTTTTGAGATTCATTGTGATGCTTCTATTGTTGGCATTGGTGCTGTGTTATCTCAGGAAGGACATCCAGTTGCATACTatagtgaaaagaattcagataCAAGGAATAAGTGGTCTACTTATGAGTTGGAATTAATTGCTCTTGTTCAAGATCTTAAGAATTGGCATCCTTATCTTATTCACAGTGAATTTGTTGTCAATACTGATAATCAAGCTCTCaagtttttgaaaacttcagCAAAGGTCAATAGGATGCATGATAGATGGTTATCTACTATTAACCAATATACTTTTTCCATTAAACATCAAAGTGGGAAACttaatcaagttgctgatgctttGAGTAGGAGAGCTCATCTTCTGGTTACTCTTAAACATGAGAGTTTAGCCTTTGATTTCTTAAAAGATTTATATAGtgaagacaaagaatttaagCAACTTTGGGACAAGTGTGGTTCTTCAACAGGAAGTgttgatgattttctcattcaagaAGGGTTTCTCTTTAAAGGAAATCGTTTAT atggacaaactgaagtggTCAATCGATCTTTAGGAAATCTGATTAGAGCCAAGGTTATTGGAGGAAAAGAGAAGCAATGGGATAATCTCCTTCCACATATGGAATTTGCTTATAACACTTCAGTTaatcgatctacag ATTTGGTGGTACTTCCCAAGCTGCGTAAATCAAATGCTAAGGCAGATAACTTTGTTgagaaatcttcactcatacatcAAGAGGTACAGTCAAAGCTTGCGGATTCTAACAACAAGTACAAGGACGATGCCAATCAACATAGAAGACTTAAAACTTTTGGTGAAGGAGAATTGGTTATGATTCATcacagaaaagaaagatttcctgctg GACAGAATGAAGACGATTCAGTGGAGTTTTGGGTTCGTAGTTGTGCTATTGATGGAGCAATTTGTTGGGGGATTCTGTTGGTGGAATTAAGAGATAAATCTGGATCGAGATGGAAAAATGGAAAGAAAGGTCCTG AGATTATGATGTTGGAATTGGAGGTGGTTGCTGTTGTTGGTGAATTGTGGATGTTGCAGA ATCAAGATGTTGCAAGTGGTGATTCCAATACAGCTGAAATGGTGAaagagcttgtggtatattaa
- the LOC113356507 gene encoding chromatin assembly factor 1 subunit FAS2-like isoform X2, translating into MRGGTVQINWHDTKPVLTLDFHPKSGLLATGGADFDIKLWQINPSEGENKGPTASYQSSLTYHGSAVNVLRFSPSGGLLASGADGGELIIWKLHPTDVGQTWKVLKSLSFHRKDVLDMEWSTDDAHLITGSVDNSCIIWDVCKGSVHQILDGHLHYVQGVSWDPLGHYVASLSSDRTCRIYGNKPLTTSKGLKTSNYAAQHVITKAEQQLPADSKILSTKTHLFHDETLPSFFRRLAWSPDGSFLVVPAGSYKFSSTSDSVNTAYIFSRKDLSRPALQLPASGKPVIAVRFCPIVFSLRAHKSGEFFKLPYRYVFAVATLNSLYIYDTESVPPIAIFAGLHYAAITDISWSPDAKYLALSSQDGYCTLVEFDRDDLGSPFTISEAEKAKDEIKNPVDQVPTEVINTTNTVAEAESKAGRNKKETEASEGKASPNPVSAPVSNKPAKRRITPMAIDP; encoded by the exons ATGAGGGGTGGAACTGTTCAAATCAATTGGCATGATACCAAACCCGTTCTAACCCTAGATTTTCATCCTAAATCTGGACTCCTCGCCACTGGTGGTGCCGATTTCGATATCAAG CTGTGGCAAATAAATCCATCGGAAGGGGAAAATAAAGGTCCAACTGCTTCTTATCAAAGTAGCCTTACTTACCATGGCTCTGCTGTCAACGTGTTACGCTTTTCTCCATCTG GAGGATTGCTCGCTTCTGGTGCGGATG GAGGTGAGCTTATCATATGGAAGCTACACCCAACTGATGTTGGCCAAACTTGGAAAGTGCTAAAATCTTTATC GTTTCACCGCAAGGATGTCTTGGACATGGAGTGGTCTACTGATGATGCACATCTTATTACTGGATCTGTTGACAACTCCTGTATCATATGGGATGTCTGTAAAG GTTCTGTTCATCAGATTTTGGATGGTCATTTGCATTATgttcaaggagtttcatgggatccCTTGGGTCACTATGTTGCTTCCCTCAGTTCGGATAGAACTTGTCGTATCTATGGAAATAAGCCTCTAACTACATCAAAAGGTCTCAAGACATCAAATTATGCAGCTCAGCATGTTATTACAAAGGCCGAACAACAACTTCCAGCTGATTCTAAG attttgTCAACTAAAACCCATCTCTTTCATGACGAGACATTGCCATCCTTCTTTCGGAGATTAGCTTGGTCTCCTGATGGATCTTTTTTGGTGGTGCCTGCAG GGTCTTACAAATTCTCTTCTACATCTGACTCAGTAAATACTGCATATATATTTTCAAGAAAAGATCTTTCGAG GCCTGCTTTACAGCTCCCTGCATCGGGAAAACCCGTTATTGCAGTACGCTTTTGCCCCATTGTTTTTAGCCTAAGGGCACACAAATCAG GCGAATTTTTTAAGCTCCCGTATCGATATGTTTTTGCCGTGGCCACGTTGAACTCTTTATACATCTATGACACAGAGAGTGTTCCTCCTATTGCAATTTTTGCTGGCCTTCATTATGCAGCCATAACAGACATTTCATG GTCACCTGATGCCAAATATCTAGCATTGTCCTCTCAAGATGGTTATTGCACTCTTGTAGAATTTGATCGGGATGATCTTGGTTCACCTTTCACCATTTCAG AAGCTGAGAAGGCCAAGGACGAAATCAAGAATCCAGTTGATCAGGTCCCCACTGAAGTGATTAATACAACTAATACTGTTGCTGAAGCAGAGTCCAAAGCTGGCAGAAATAAAAAAGAGACAGAAGCAAGTGAAGGGAAAGCATCGCCCAACCCTGTTAGTGCTCCAGTTTCAAATAAACCTGCCAAGAGGCGGATAACTCCCATGGCTATTGATCCATGA